TTCTCATACAGATAACCCTATCTAAAACTTTTTCGAACATGAAAAGGAATAACATACTTTACTGGCAACCCTGTATAGTCTTATGCCAATTTACGTGATAAATTTCACCTCACTTGAGCATACAAGTGCACCGGTTTCTCTGTTGAGTTATCCCCTATCAACCGGTGCACTAGTCTAGAGGAGAAGTAAATACAATGTTCTCACTCAAATCACACCTGTTGAGCGATAGCCTTTTCTTTCATCCTCAAACAAAACATAATATGAAATaattactctctctctctctctctctctctctctctctctctctctcatcacCATCATCTCCAAATCCCTGTCACACATGCTTATCAACGCAGCTCAACACCAACTAACCAACACCCAACTGCACCGCAGTACAGTTCGTTTGACAGTCCCAGTATCCCACCGGACTCATTAAGATGACTACGACTGGCATTTTCAGTAGATCAGTGCAAGCCTGTAACACTAAAGCCTGATGGAGACCCATTCCACCACACGGCGGGCTAACCTATCATTGATCGCGGGCAGGAGAGGATGATTCGGAACAGAGgggctctctctctcacacacacacctTGTCACCAACACACGGCAGCTTGGGCCCCTCGGGGATGTCGAGGTCGGCGTCGCCGCAGCAGGAGCGGTAGTAGTCCCCGCCCATCGAGAGCTCCACGGACACGGGGTCCGAGCACCCGCCGAGGCtcgggctagggttagggtcgGCCCCCTCCCCGCCTCCTTCCGCGGCGTGCGGCGCCGCCTGGGGGACGTCGCCCATGgccgcgtcctcctcctccccggggATCGGGGGCGCCGCGGTGGCGTCGGGTGCTGCCtcaccgccgtccgccgccttgCGCTTCCGGGCGCTCGCGTCGGCCGCCTCGCGCGCCAGCTTCGCGGGTCGGGGGTGGGATGCGGCGGCTTGGAttcggggtggggggggggaggggagcGGAAGCGGAAGCGGAAGCCTGCTTCTGATCCTGCGGTGGCGTCTCTTCCGAGATCTCAGCGCAGGTGGAAGTGGGAAATGCGCCCGTGTCGTTTTGCGGATAAGCCCTCGGCATTTACCATTTACGTCCAGCCCCCCTGGAAACGGACATCCCCGCGTGAAGCTGGCATGTGGGGTAGTGCGGGTCCGGTCCCACATGCCACAGAGATAAGGTGGGCGCCAGAGAGTGGGGCGTCTCCTATTGGCTACGGCCTGCGGGCTACCCCCACACCGTTTTCGCAAGCCACCGCCCGTTCTGGATATAATCATAGGATGACATGTGGGTCCCACGCGTGGTTTGGGGCCCACTCGCGCCTGTGCTGCTCGGCTCCGGTGTACTAATCGTGAGATTTCAGTCTGCTCACGCCGCCACCGGCCGATCAGATCCAGCGCTTTCACccggcggctccggcggcggcggcgagtcgCCCGCCGGCCATGtctccggcggcggcgtggtgcgCGCAGCACCGCCTCCGGTTCCTCCTGCCGGCCCTCTTCCTCGCGCCCGTCCTCTACTTCCTGctctcgccgccgtcctctccccCCTTCTTCAGCGTCCCCGCATCCGGGTAAGCACTTCGCCCCCTCACGTGCTCCCGGATCAGTCTATAATGTTCCATCACATTTCTTATCTCGCATTCGGTTCGTGGCAGAGAGCTGCCTCCTCCTGGCTCGCGGATCATATGGGCGCAGCGGCGGCTGGTGGAGTGGCGGCCGTGCGGGTGGTGGCAGAAGGCACCGATGCCTGGTGAGCCCTCGCTTGCTTCCTGTTGTTTAGGGGGTTTCGGGCTAGGGTGATGGACTTATTGCTTGACGAGACTGATTGTTGCTTGTTTCTGCCTCTTCTGCAGCTCCGTCGAGGAGGAACGGGTACGTGAGAATCGACTGCTACGGCGGGCTCAACCAGCTGCGACGTGATGTACGTTAAGCATCTCGGTTAGAGTTTCCTCCTTCCTGTACTGGATAGCATTTTACTTTCTGTATTGTGCAGTCAGATCATCTCGGTTAGGGTTCCTCCTTCCTGTAGGGGTCAAAATGATATATCAGAAACATGCTCTGGTCGTCATGTCAGCATCGTAACCACACTGCATTGCATGGAGTAGCGACTCTCTGAGACTGACAGTGCTAAAGATAGAAGTTTTGTGATGATATCAAGCAAATGTGGCCTTGATTTTTAATATTGTTATGTGCTTCTGAGTTCTGAAGGGGACATCAAGTGATCCCAATATGATTGTTCTGCAGCTATGCGATGGAATTGGGGTTGCACGTCTCCTGAACGCAACAATGGTTGTGCCCAAGTTTGAGGTTGCCGCCTATTGGAATGAGTCTAGGTATGTGCCACGCAATGAAATGAAGGGTTGTGCGAATTGTAGTTCTGTAGTACAGTCTGTCTGATACATACATTCACGACTTCTTATTGGACTGCTCTGTCAGTGGCTTTGCAGATGTTTTCGATGTTGATTACTTCATTGAGCAGACCAGAGGATATGTCGAAATTGTGAAGGAGATTCCTGCAGAAATAGCATCCAAAGAGCCATTTAAAGTTGACTGCAGCAAACGGAAAGGACATTTTGATTATGTCGAAACAGTACTTCCAGTGCTCTTGGAGCATCAATACATCTCCCTAACACCTTCCATGAATCAAAGAAGAGATAGGTATGTCTCAATCATCTAGTTGGTCCCTGGCACGTGCCTTTCGTTTCCATCGGATCAGTGGCCTTAGTCATGCGTTCTAGGAGTTTTTTCACAGGTTGTTCCTCGCTGTTTTGCATGGCATCTGAGTCATATTTGCTATTCATGGTCTCAATAGGGTAATAAAATATTAGTATATACATTATTTATTAGTACTGTGCAACTAAAAGATTGACTGGGTTCAAAGCCGCACGTTTTAGTTtaggaaaatttaggtcctagCCATCGCTTCAATTGATGTTTCTGTATTTACCATTGCTTTAATAATATTTAGGTTTATGCCTCCAGTTCTCAAGTTTTAGATACTGGCCTCTGATGTGAccaagtaattagtgtttgttgcttttcagttttCACGAATAAGGTGTTTAATATTGATTTCATTGCTGACATATAACCTTCCTACTGCTAACAATCATTAGCAATGAGTGTATTTATGATCCTCTCAAAATCCGTTATGTTGGCTGGGTTTTCTTTTTCAATTTCAGAAGTTAATGGCAAAAGAAGCAGTGATCACCGTTACTCGGGTTCTTGCTATCCTTTTGCAGCGAACTGAACCTGACCTTATTTAATTGGAGCATAATCTTTTTTTGATGAGGATGCATGTCTATATATGAGTAAAATGCACCGCCAGTCCTTGAACTTGAGTTGTAGTATCATCTATATCCCCAAATTTCCAAAATGCACATTCAGCTCCACAAACTTACTAATTGTGTCGCATGAAGTCCAAATTACCATTTTTAAGTTATAAAGCGGAAGTATTTATGCTGATGTGGAGCTTACATGTGGccccaaattttatttttaaatttttttcgCTTAActctcatatttttgaaattttctcCAAACTTTTGTTTCAAAACTTTGTGTCCAAATATTTTTTTCCAATGATTCCTCCAAAATTTATTATTTATTATTTTCTGGTTTTTTACAAATTTTTGACATATGAGTTTCATTTTTCTATAAAACTTTTATGCAGATCTTTTGTATTTGAACATAATTGTACAAGTAAATTTATTATGATTTTTTTGCATGTATATGTtttgtgtataattttgtatttGAACAAATTATATAACTTTTGATTTAGCTTAAACAACGGTGATTTGGACCTCACGTGATACGATTAGCAAgtttaaggatttgaatttgcattctgaaagtttgggaACCTAGATGACGCATGAGCCAAATTTAAGGTCCGCTTGTGTATTTTACTCTCTATATATTATGAGAATTTGGGTATCCTTTAGTTGGTCATTATGTGACTTCTGTGCATTATAGAAATTACTTCAATTTACCCAATCTTAATTTCCTACCATCTTCTAAATATTGTCAACTTTCCAATAATTCATTTTGCATAACTGTAATGTCAAAGATGTAGGTTGAGTGAAACAAGGTATTAATGTAACGAGTAGTTTAGTCCTATTCAGTCCTAGCTTATGTAACTCCCTATTCCCAAACTTGTATGTTTAGCTCTTCTATGCTTCACCAGTAGCAGCAATTGTTATTTATGTACTAGAACTTATATCATGAAATCTTTTGCCCTTCCATATTTGTGTCAGCAACCTATTAGACTTGTATGTATGTTACAGATTCCCAATTATTTGCAATATCACCACTGTAAGAACTCGCTTGCTTCCTTTCTTCTTATATGACTGAGCAGTGCTCCTGCtgtattttcaaaaaaaaattatttACAATATTGGTTATACACTTTGTGCACCTAACTGATATACGTCCCTCTATTTTCAGAAACCCCTCATATGCAAAAGCTTCTTACTGCCAAGGTTGCTACAATGCACTCAGGTTGAATAAAAAGGTGGAATCCAAGGCTATTGAGCTTCTCCAAACTATACCAAAACCCTTCCTATCCCTTCACCTGAGATTTGAACCAGATATGGTTGCCTACAGTCGGTGTGCATACACTGGTCTTTCTTCCAAATCACTGGACTCCATTGAAGCTGCACGTGGGGAGGGTAGGAAGGTATTGACTGGTGATGCTGCCCGCCTGTGGAGGAACCGCGGAAAGTGCCCTCTGACACCAAGTGAAACAGCCTTTATCCTCCAAGCATTAGGCATTCCTACAAACACAAACATTTATTTATCTGCTGGCGACGGGCTAATGGAACTTGAGGGCTTCACATCTGTTTACAAAAATATATACACAAAGTCATCTCTCCTGACTCATGAAGATTTTGAGAGGATGCATGGAAATACAAAAGCTGCTCTTGACTATTACGTTTCAGTCAATAGTGATGCATACATTGCTACATTCTTTGGAAATATGGATAAGATGGTAACTGCAATGAGAACAATGCAAGGTCTCCAGAAGACACTAGTCTTGAGTAGGAGGGCTTTTGCAAACTACACTGCTGCTGGATTAGCAGGAGAGCAACTGGCTAAGGCTATGTGGGATGCTCATCGAGAGGAATATATCAGGGGCAGGGGATCGGCTCTGCCTGAGCACTGCTTTTGTGAGTTCAGATTGTAGCACAAGCGGCACAAGGGTTACCATAAACGACAACCTGCCAGTTTAAAGCGACTCATTGGTCACTTGATTGCTGAATGCGGATGAACTATTACTGCAATGTGATTATTGCTTAGGCTCCACTAGAAACGTTTTTTATCAGATGGGCTTCAACTGGGCACAGAGAAGGCTTGGCACTCATACAGAGATGTATTATCACCTGGCCTTCTGCATGAGCCAGCTGCGCTGTGGTATCCTGCAGTAGTGGCACCGCAGCAACAGATTGATAGCTCACCCTGACCAAGGAAGGGTTGGGCTTCATGGGATGCCAGGACGACCGCTGATCTTTCATGGACTACCACCTTGCGGTGCGCGTTATCGTCACGGCAATTTATTTCATCTGTCCAGGCTACTGGTGATGAGGCAAGCAGGGAAATGTTCTGCTGTACGCACTATGATGGACTCCGTCTGTTCCTAACGCTGTTCACTTGATTCTAGCTAGATTCGATGAAAATTCAGCACAATGCTTTGCCATATTTGCTGATATTTTATAggctattttctttttcttcgtTAGGATCAGTGGTCCTTATTTAATCATCTGGCAAGCGGTTTGGTTTTGTTTGCAGATGATGTATAGTATAGTAAACTTGTAAATGGAGTTGGTCATCTTTCTTCATGAAGTAGCTGCCCTTCTGATGAAAGATGATTGTACATATCGAGATGTGCCATTGTGATCTAATGTGTGGACATATAAGGCAATTGTGCCTTGCTCAATCAAAATAGATTGCATTATTTTCAGAGGGATCTTTTCATAGAGTTTTGTTTTCGTGAAACATTGTACAAATGCAGATGCATTATGCAGGACACTCGTGAAGGCTCCCATATTCCCTTACAAATGTTCAAACAGAATACGTTGCAAAGAACAAAAAGGTTGAAAGAAAACTGCATAATCCCTACAGAAGTTAGGCAGTTTAATTTTTCATTTCTTACGTTTTTCTCACGTGACACTGGCAGACCTAAGGTTTGCTgaggccccgtttagatcgcaaATATTTATAACTTTTGGCATTTTTGGTACTGTaacgttttcgtttgtatttgacaaattttatctaatcatggactaactaggcttaaaagattcgtctcgtgacgtacaattaaactgtgcaattagttatttttttacatacatttactgctccatgcatgtgtcccaaaattgatgtgatggagagagagtgtaaaaatttggaagTTGGAAGGGATCATTGCTTGAATT
The Panicum hallii strain FIL2 chromosome 6, PHallii_v3.1, whole genome shotgun sequence genome window above contains:
- the LOC112896956 gene encoding O-fucosyltransferase 13; translation: MSPAAAWCAQHRLRFLLPALFLAPVLYFLLSPPSSPPFFSVPASGELPPPGSRIIWAQRRLVEWRPCGWWQKAPMPAPSRRNGYVRIDCYGGLNQLRRDLCDGIGVARLLNATMVVPKFEVAAYWNESSGFADVFDVDYFIEQTRGYVEIVKEIPAEIASKEPFKVDCSKRKGHFDYVETVLPVLLEHQYISLTPSMNQRRDRNPSYAKASYCQGCYNALRLNKKVESKAIELLQTIPKPFLSLHLRFEPDMVAYSRCAYTGLSSKSLDSIEAARGEGRKVLTGDAARLWRNRGKCPLTPSETAFILQALGIPTNTNIYLSAGDGLMELEGFTSVYKNIYTKSSLLTHEDFERMHGNTKAALDYYVSVNSDAYIATFFGNMDKMVTAMRTMQGLQKTLVLSRRAFANYTAAGLAGEQLAKAMWDAHREEYIRGRGSALPEHCFCEFRL